A single region of the Accipiter gentilis chromosome 6, bAccGen1.1, whole genome shotgun sequence genome encodes:
- the IWS1 gene encoding protein IWS1 homolog isoform X2 translates to MESEYYGGDQSDDGGATPVQDERDSGSDVEDEGNEQHSGSENGSVGHHSENEHSDAEDDGQMGEPHMTDSENEDIPRQKDSDSDNEEPRNHNVSDSDNEAAHGGKDSDSDTEDHPNRHLSDSENEDALNHRASDSENGEPHRDHSSDFENEESHKQPASDSESEELQKQPASDSESEELQKQPASDSESEELRKQPASDSESEDVSRQKQEIESEDSDGEDRKEEVQNDSHHSDNEQVREGFQGSDSEEEAPKRRKIPDSDEEEKEEEKTVKRKTAILSDSEDDSEKTPAKKVRILSDVEESDSDAASEKSVKRKKNIVSDSEEEEERKENAGKKKEEKDLFGSDSESGNEQENLIADIFGESGDEEEEEFTGFNQEDLEEEKGDADMKETADESDSDDNIKRGKHMDFMSDFDMMLQRKKSMSGKRRRNRDGGTFISDADDVVSAMIVKMNEAAEEDRQLNTQKKPALKKLTLLPTVVMHLKKQDLKETFIDSGVMSAIKEWLSPLPDRSLPALKIREELLKILQELPSVSQETLKHSGIGRAVMYLYKHPKESRPNKDMAGKLINEWSRPIFGLTSNYKGMTREEREQRDLEQMPQRRRLSSSGGQTPRRDLEKVLTGEEKALRPGDPGFCARARVPMPSNKDYVVRPKWNVEMESSRFQGTSKKGVSRLDKQMRKFTDIRKKSRSAHAVKISIEGNKMPL, encoded by the exons ATGGAGAGCGAGTACTACGGCGGGGACCAGTCAG ATGATGGTGGAGCTACTCCAGTGCAAGACGAACGAGATTCAGGATCTGATGTTGAAGATGAAGGAAATGAGCAGCATTCTGGATCTGAGAATGGAAGTGTAGGGCACCATTCAGAG aatgaaCATAGTGATGCAGAAGATGATGGGCAAATGGGAGAGCCTCATATGACAGACTCTGAAAATGAAGATATCCCAAGGCAAAAAGACAGTGACTCGGATAATGAGGAGCCTCGAAATCACAATGTAAGTGATTCAGACAACGAAGCAGCTCATGGAGGTAAAGACAGTGATTCTGATACGGAGGACCATCCAAATCGGCATTTAAGTGACTCTGAAAATGAAGATGCCTTAAATCATCGAGCAAGTGACTCTGAAAATGGAGAACCTCACAGGGATCACAGTAGTGATTTTGAAAATGAGGAATCACATAAGCAGCCAGCCAGCGACTCAGAGAGCGAGGAGCTCCAGAAGCAGCCAGCCAGCGACTCAGAGAGCGAGGAGCTCCAGAAGCAGCCAGCCAGCGACTCGGAGAGTGAGGAACTCCGCAAACAGCCGGCTAGCGACTCTGAGAGTGAGGATGTTTCCAGACAGAAACAAGAAATAGAGTCTGAGGATAGTGATGGGGAGGACAGGAAGGAGGAGGTGCAGAATGATTCTCATCATTCAGATAATGAACAAGTAAGGGAAGGATTTCAGGGCTCTGACAGTGAAGAGGAAGCTCCTAAGAGGCGGAAGATACCAGACAGTgatgaagaagagaaggaggaggagaagacagTGAAGAGGAAAACAGCTATCCTTTCTGACAGTGAGGATGACAGTGAGAAAACAC CTGCAAAAAAAGTACGAATCCTTTCTGATGTTGAAGAATCGGATAGTGATGCTGCTTCAGAGAAATctgtcaaaaggaagaaaaatattgtatcagatagtgaggaagaagaagaaagaaaagagaatgctgggaagaaaaaagaagagaaagatctGTTTGGCAGTGACAGTGAATCTGGAAATGAACAAGA GAACCTGATTGCGGATATATTTGGAGAATCTggtgatgaggaggaggaggaatttaCA GGTTTTAACCAGGAAGatttggaggaagagaaaggtGATGCAGACATGAAGGAGACAGCAGATGAATCGGACTCTGATGATAACATCAAAAGAGGGAAGCA TATGGACTTCATGTCAGATTTTGACATGATGCTGCAACGAAAGAAGAGCATGAGTGGCAAGCGTAGACGAAATCGTGATGGTGGAACTTTTATTAGTGATGCAGATGACGTGGTCAGTGCTATGATTGTGAAGATGAATGAAGCTGCTGAG GAGGATCGACAGCTGAATACACAAAAGAAACCAGCACTAAAGAAATTAACTTTGCTACCAACTGTAGTTATGCATCTCAAAAA GCAGGACCTCAAAGAGACTTTCATTGATAGTGGTGTTATGTCTGCTATCAAAGAGTGGCTTTCTCCTCTTCCAGACCGAAGTCTGCCAGCACTAAAGATACGAGAGGAGCTTCTGAAGATCCTGCAAGAG CTGCCCAGTGTGAGCCAAGAGACTCTGAAGCACAGTGGCATTGGACGAGCTGTGATGTACCTCTACAAACACCCCAAAGAGTCAAGACCGAACAAGGATATGGCAGGGAAGCTAATCA atgaatGGTCTCGACCAATCTTTGGCCTTACCTCAAACTACAAAGGCATGACAAGAGAAGAGAGGGAACAGAGAGATTTGGAACAGATGCCTCAGCGAAGGAGATTAAGCAG CTCTGGTGGTCAGACTCCCCGCAGGGACCTGGAGAAAGTGTTAACTGGAGAGGAAAA agctcttaGACCTGGAGATCCCGGGTTCTGTGCCCGTGCAAGGGTGCCAATGCCCTCCAACAAGGATTATGTAGTCAGGCCAAAGTGGAATGTGGAGATGGAGTCCTCCAGG TTCCAGGGGACCTCTAAGAAAGGGGTGAGTCGACTGGACAAACAGATGCGGAAATTCacagatatcaggaaaaaaagcagatcaGCCCATGCAGTGAAAATCAGCATTGAGGGCAATAAGATGCCATTGTGA
- the IWS1 gene encoding protein IWS1 homolog isoform X1: protein MESEYYGGDQSDDGGATPVQDERDSGSDVEDEGNEQHSGSENGSVGHHSENEHSDAEDDGQMGEPHMTDSENEDIPRQKDSDSDNEEPRNHNVSDSDNEAAHGGKDSDSDTEDHPNRHLSDSENEDALNHRASDSENGEPHRDHSSDFENEESHKQPASDSESEELQKQPASDSESEELQKQPASDSESEELRKQPASDSESEDVSRQKQEIESEDSDGEDRKEEVQNDSHHSDNEQVREGFQGSDSEEEAPKRRKIPDSDEEEKEEEKTVKRKTAILSDSEDDSEKTPAKKVRILSDVEESDSDAASEKSVKRKKNIVSDSEEEEERKENAGKKKEEKDLFGSDSESGNEQENLIADIFGESGDEEEEEFTGFNQEDLEEEKGDADMKETADESDSDDNIKRGKHMDFMSDFDMMLQRKKSMSGKRRRNRDGGTFISDADDVVSAMIVKMNEAAEEDRQLNTQKKPALKKLTLLPTVVMHLKKQDLKETFIDSGVMSAIKEWLSPLPDRSLPALKIREELLKILQELPSVSQETLKHSGIGRAVMYLYKHPKESRPNKDMAGKLINEWSRPIFGLTSNYKGMTREEREQRDLEQMPQRRRLSRYSGGQTPRRDLEKVLTGEEKALRPGDPGFCARARVPMPSNKDYVVRPKWNVEMESSRFQGTSKKGVSRLDKQMRKFTDIRKKSRSAHAVKISIEGNKMPL from the exons ATGGAGAGCGAGTACTACGGCGGGGACCAGTCAG ATGATGGTGGAGCTACTCCAGTGCAAGACGAACGAGATTCAGGATCTGATGTTGAAGATGAAGGAAATGAGCAGCATTCTGGATCTGAGAATGGAAGTGTAGGGCACCATTCAGAG aatgaaCATAGTGATGCAGAAGATGATGGGCAAATGGGAGAGCCTCATATGACAGACTCTGAAAATGAAGATATCCCAAGGCAAAAAGACAGTGACTCGGATAATGAGGAGCCTCGAAATCACAATGTAAGTGATTCAGACAACGAAGCAGCTCATGGAGGTAAAGACAGTGATTCTGATACGGAGGACCATCCAAATCGGCATTTAAGTGACTCTGAAAATGAAGATGCCTTAAATCATCGAGCAAGTGACTCTGAAAATGGAGAACCTCACAGGGATCACAGTAGTGATTTTGAAAATGAGGAATCACATAAGCAGCCAGCCAGCGACTCAGAGAGCGAGGAGCTCCAGAAGCAGCCAGCCAGCGACTCAGAGAGCGAGGAGCTCCAGAAGCAGCCAGCCAGCGACTCGGAGAGTGAGGAACTCCGCAAACAGCCGGCTAGCGACTCTGAGAGTGAGGATGTTTCCAGACAGAAACAAGAAATAGAGTCTGAGGATAGTGATGGGGAGGACAGGAAGGAGGAGGTGCAGAATGATTCTCATCATTCAGATAATGAACAAGTAAGGGAAGGATTTCAGGGCTCTGACAGTGAAGAGGAAGCTCCTAAGAGGCGGAAGATACCAGACAGTgatgaagaagagaaggaggaggagaagacagTGAAGAGGAAAACAGCTATCCTTTCTGACAGTGAGGATGACAGTGAGAAAACAC CTGCAAAAAAAGTACGAATCCTTTCTGATGTTGAAGAATCGGATAGTGATGCTGCTTCAGAGAAATctgtcaaaaggaagaaaaatattgtatcagatagtgaggaagaagaagaaagaaaagagaatgctgggaagaaaaaagaagagaaagatctGTTTGGCAGTGACAGTGAATCTGGAAATGAACAAGA GAACCTGATTGCGGATATATTTGGAGAATCTggtgatgaggaggaggaggaatttaCA GGTTTTAACCAGGAAGatttggaggaagagaaaggtGATGCAGACATGAAGGAGACAGCAGATGAATCGGACTCTGATGATAACATCAAAAGAGGGAAGCA TATGGACTTCATGTCAGATTTTGACATGATGCTGCAACGAAAGAAGAGCATGAGTGGCAAGCGTAGACGAAATCGTGATGGTGGAACTTTTATTAGTGATGCAGATGACGTGGTCAGTGCTATGATTGTGAAGATGAATGAAGCTGCTGAG GAGGATCGACAGCTGAATACACAAAAGAAACCAGCACTAAAGAAATTAACTTTGCTACCAACTGTAGTTATGCATCTCAAAAA GCAGGACCTCAAAGAGACTTTCATTGATAGTGGTGTTATGTCTGCTATCAAAGAGTGGCTTTCTCCTCTTCCAGACCGAAGTCTGCCAGCACTAAAGATACGAGAGGAGCTTCTGAAGATCCTGCAAGAG CTGCCCAGTGTGAGCCAAGAGACTCTGAAGCACAGTGGCATTGGACGAGCTGTGATGTACCTCTACAAACACCCCAAAGAGTCAAGACCGAACAAGGATATGGCAGGGAAGCTAATCA atgaatGGTCTCGACCAATCTTTGGCCTTACCTCAAACTACAAAGGCATGACAAGAGAAGAGAGGGAACAGAGAGATTTGGAACAGATGCCTCAGCGAAGGAGATTAAGCAGGTA CTCTGGTGGTCAGACTCCCCGCAGGGACCTGGAGAAAGTGTTAACTGGAGAGGAAAA agctcttaGACCTGGAGATCCCGGGTTCTGTGCCCGTGCAAGGGTGCCAATGCCCTCCAACAAGGATTATGTAGTCAGGCCAAAGTGGAATGTGGAGATGGAGTCCTCCAGG TTCCAGGGGACCTCTAAGAAAGGGGTGAGTCGACTGGACAAACAGATGCGGAAATTCacagatatcaggaaaaaaagcagatcaGCCCATGCAGTGAAAATCAGCATTGAGGGCAATAAGATGCCATTGTGA
- the IWS1 gene encoding protein IWS1 homolog isoform X4 → MGEPHMTDSENEDIPRQKDSDSDNEEPRNHNVSDSDNEAAHGGKDSDSDTEDHPNRHLSDSENEDALNHRASDSENGEPHRDHSSDFENEESHKQPASDSESEELQKQPASDSESEELQKQPASDSESEELRKQPASDSESEDVSRQKQEIESEDSDGEDRKEEVQNDSHHSDNEQVREGFQGSDSEEEAPKRRKIPDSDEEEKEEEKTVKRKTAILSDSEDDSEKTPAKKVRILSDVEESDSDAASEKSVKRKKNIVSDSEEEEERKENAGKKKEEKDLFGSDSESGNEQENLIADIFGESGDEEEEEFTGFNQEDLEEEKGDADMKETADESDSDDNIKRGKHMDFMSDFDMMLQRKKSMSGKRRRNRDGGTFISDADDVVSAMIVKMNEAAEEDRQLNTQKKPALKKLTLLPTVVMHLKKQDLKETFIDSGVMSAIKEWLSPLPDRSLPALKIREELLKILQELPSVSQETLKHSGIGRAVMYLYKHPKESRPNKDMAGKLINEWSRPIFGLTSNYKGMTREEREQRDLEQMPQRRRLSRYSGGQTPRRDLEKVLTGEEKALRPGDPGFCARARVPMPSNKDYVVRPKWNVEMESSRFQGTSKKGVSRLDKQMRKFTDIRKKSRSAHAVKISIEGNKMPL, encoded by the exons ATGGGAGAGCCTCATATGACAGACTCTGAAAATGAAGATATCCCAAGGCAAAAAGACAGTGACTCGGATAATGAGGAGCCTCGAAATCACAATGTAAGTGATTCAGACAACGAAGCAGCTCATGGAGGTAAAGACAGTGATTCTGATACGGAGGACCATCCAAATCGGCATTTAAGTGACTCTGAAAATGAAGATGCCTTAAATCATCGAGCAAGTGACTCTGAAAATGGAGAACCTCACAGGGATCACAGTAGTGATTTTGAAAATGAGGAATCACATAAGCAGCCAGCCAGCGACTCAGAGAGCGAGGAGCTCCAGAAGCAGCCAGCCAGCGACTCAGAGAGCGAGGAGCTCCAGAAGCAGCCAGCCAGCGACTCGGAGAGTGAGGAACTCCGCAAACAGCCGGCTAGCGACTCTGAGAGTGAGGATGTTTCCAGACAGAAACAAGAAATAGAGTCTGAGGATAGTGATGGGGAGGACAGGAAGGAGGAGGTGCAGAATGATTCTCATCATTCAGATAATGAACAAGTAAGGGAAGGATTTCAGGGCTCTGACAGTGAAGAGGAAGCTCCTAAGAGGCGGAAGATACCAGACAGTgatgaagaagagaaggaggaggagaagacagTGAAGAGGAAAACAGCTATCCTTTCTGACAGTGAGGATGACAGTGAGAAAACAC CTGCAAAAAAAGTACGAATCCTTTCTGATGTTGAAGAATCGGATAGTGATGCTGCTTCAGAGAAATctgtcaaaaggaagaaaaatattgtatcagatagtgaggaagaagaagaaagaaaagagaatgctgggaagaaaaaagaagagaaagatctGTTTGGCAGTGACAGTGAATCTGGAAATGAACAAGA GAACCTGATTGCGGATATATTTGGAGAATCTggtgatgaggaggaggaggaatttaCA GGTTTTAACCAGGAAGatttggaggaagagaaaggtGATGCAGACATGAAGGAGACAGCAGATGAATCGGACTCTGATGATAACATCAAAAGAGGGAAGCA TATGGACTTCATGTCAGATTTTGACATGATGCTGCAACGAAAGAAGAGCATGAGTGGCAAGCGTAGACGAAATCGTGATGGTGGAACTTTTATTAGTGATGCAGATGACGTGGTCAGTGCTATGATTGTGAAGATGAATGAAGCTGCTGAG GAGGATCGACAGCTGAATACACAAAAGAAACCAGCACTAAAGAAATTAACTTTGCTACCAACTGTAGTTATGCATCTCAAAAA GCAGGACCTCAAAGAGACTTTCATTGATAGTGGTGTTATGTCTGCTATCAAAGAGTGGCTTTCTCCTCTTCCAGACCGAAGTCTGCCAGCACTAAAGATACGAGAGGAGCTTCTGAAGATCCTGCAAGAG CTGCCCAGTGTGAGCCAAGAGACTCTGAAGCACAGTGGCATTGGACGAGCTGTGATGTACCTCTACAAACACCCCAAAGAGTCAAGACCGAACAAGGATATGGCAGGGAAGCTAATCA atgaatGGTCTCGACCAATCTTTGGCCTTACCTCAAACTACAAAGGCATGACAAGAGAAGAGAGGGAACAGAGAGATTTGGAACAGATGCCTCAGCGAAGGAGATTAAGCAGGTA CTCTGGTGGTCAGACTCCCCGCAGGGACCTGGAGAAAGTGTTAACTGGAGAGGAAAA agctcttaGACCTGGAGATCCCGGGTTCTGTGCCCGTGCAAGGGTGCCAATGCCCTCCAACAAGGATTATGTAGTCAGGCCAAAGTGGAATGTGGAGATGGAGTCCTCCAGG TTCCAGGGGACCTCTAAGAAAGGGGTGAGTCGACTGGACAAACAGATGCGGAAATTCacagatatcaggaaaaaaagcagatcaGCCCATGCAGTGAAAATCAGCATTGAGGGCAATAAGATGCCATTGTGA
- the IWS1 gene encoding protein IWS1 homolog isoform X3 encodes MESEYYGGDQSDDGGATPVQDERDSGSDVEDEGNEQHSGSENGSVGHHSENEHSDAEDDGQMGEPHMTDSENEDIPRQKDSDSDNEEPRNHNVSDSDNEAAHGGKDSDSDTEDHPNRHLSDSENEDALNHRASDSENGEPHRDHSSDFENEESHKQPASDSESEELQKQPASDSESEELQKQPASDSESEELRKQPASDSESEDVSRQKQEIESEDSDGEDRKEEVQNDSHHSDNEQVREGFQGSDSEEEAPKRRKIPDSDEEEKEEEKTVKRKTAILSDSEDDSEKTPAKKVRILSDVEESDSDAASEKSVKRKKNIVSDSEEEEERKENAGKKKEEKDLFGSDSESGNEQENLIADIFGESGDEEEEEFTGFNQEDLEEEKGDADMKETADESDSDDNIKRGKHMDFMSDFDMMLQRKKSMSGKRRRNRDGGTFISDADDVVSAMIVKMNEAAEEDRQLNTQKKPALKKLTLLPTVVMHLKKQDLKETFIDSGVMSAIKEWLSPLPDRSLPALKIREELLKILQELPSVSQETLKHSGIGRAVMYLYKHPKESRPNKDMAGKLINEWSRPIFGLTSNYKGMTREEREQRDLEQMPQRRRLSRYSGGQTPRRDLEKVLTGEEKALRPGDPGFCARARVPMPSNKDYVVRPKWNVEMESSRPGTIKRGISRLEKHKRRFAEQKRLSKVHRAIKFSIEGNRMPL; translated from the exons ATGGAGAGCGAGTACTACGGCGGGGACCAGTCAG ATGATGGTGGAGCTACTCCAGTGCAAGACGAACGAGATTCAGGATCTGATGTTGAAGATGAAGGAAATGAGCAGCATTCTGGATCTGAGAATGGAAGTGTAGGGCACCATTCAGAG aatgaaCATAGTGATGCAGAAGATGATGGGCAAATGGGAGAGCCTCATATGACAGACTCTGAAAATGAAGATATCCCAAGGCAAAAAGACAGTGACTCGGATAATGAGGAGCCTCGAAATCACAATGTAAGTGATTCAGACAACGAAGCAGCTCATGGAGGTAAAGACAGTGATTCTGATACGGAGGACCATCCAAATCGGCATTTAAGTGACTCTGAAAATGAAGATGCCTTAAATCATCGAGCAAGTGACTCTGAAAATGGAGAACCTCACAGGGATCACAGTAGTGATTTTGAAAATGAGGAATCACATAAGCAGCCAGCCAGCGACTCAGAGAGCGAGGAGCTCCAGAAGCAGCCAGCCAGCGACTCAGAGAGCGAGGAGCTCCAGAAGCAGCCAGCCAGCGACTCGGAGAGTGAGGAACTCCGCAAACAGCCGGCTAGCGACTCTGAGAGTGAGGATGTTTCCAGACAGAAACAAGAAATAGAGTCTGAGGATAGTGATGGGGAGGACAGGAAGGAGGAGGTGCAGAATGATTCTCATCATTCAGATAATGAACAAGTAAGGGAAGGATTTCAGGGCTCTGACAGTGAAGAGGAAGCTCCTAAGAGGCGGAAGATACCAGACAGTgatgaagaagagaaggaggaggagaagacagTGAAGAGGAAAACAGCTATCCTTTCTGACAGTGAGGATGACAGTGAGAAAACAC CTGCAAAAAAAGTACGAATCCTTTCTGATGTTGAAGAATCGGATAGTGATGCTGCTTCAGAGAAATctgtcaaaaggaagaaaaatattgtatcagatagtgaggaagaagaagaaagaaaagagaatgctgggaagaaaaaagaagagaaagatctGTTTGGCAGTGACAGTGAATCTGGAAATGAACAAGA GAACCTGATTGCGGATATATTTGGAGAATCTggtgatgaggaggaggaggaatttaCA GGTTTTAACCAGGAAGatttggaggaagagaaaggtGATGCAGACATGAAGGAGACAGCAGATGAATCGGACTCTGATGATAACATCAAAAGAGGGAAGCA TATGGACTTCATGTCAGATTTTGACATGATGCTGCAACGAAAGAAGAGCATGAGTGGCAAGCGTAGACGAAATCGTGATGGTGGAACTTTTATTAGTGATGCAGATGACGTGGTCAGTGCTATGATTGTGAAGATGAATGAAGCTGCTGAG GAGGATCGACAGCTGAATACACAAAAGAAACCAGCACTAAAGAAATTAACTTTGCTACCAACTGTAGTTATGCATCTCAAAAA GCAGGACCTCAAAGAGACTTTCATTGATAGTGGTGTTATGTCTGCTATCAAAGAGTGGCTTTCTCCTCTTCCAGACCGAAGTCTGCCAGCACTAAAGATACGAGAGGAGCTTCTGAAGATCCTGCAAGAG CTGCCCAGTGTGAGCCAAGAGACTCTGAAGCACAGTGGCATTGGACGAGCTGTGATGTACCTCTACAAACACCCCAAAGAGTCAAGACCGAACAAGGATATGGCAGGGAAGCTAATCA atgaatGGTCTCGACCAATCTTTGGCCTTACCTCAAACTACAAAGGCATGACAAGAGAAGAGAGGGAACAGAGAGATTTGGAACAGATGCCTCAGCGAAGGAGATTAAGCAGGTA CTCTGGTGGTCAGACTCCCCGCAGGGACCTGGAGAAAGTGTTAACTGGAGAGGAAAA agctcttaGACCTGGAGATCCCGGGTTCTGTGCCCGTGCAAGGGTGCCAATGCCCTCCAACAAGGATTATGTAGTCAGGCCAAAGTGGAATGTGGAGATGGAGTCCTCCAGG CCCGGGACTATTAAGAGAGGTATTAGTCGCTTGGAAAAACACAAGAGACGGTTTGCTGAACAGAAACGACTCAGCAAAGTGCATCGGGCCATCAAGTTCAGCATTGAAGGCAACAGGATGCCCCTGTAG